Proteins from a single region of Desulfolutivibrio sulfoxidireducens:
- a CDS encoding ABC transporter permease, translating into MANSKSRLADYLAHRSKRGTALLRLRDIMRVSIREVLRKRRRYIGVIAAIALGTAGFITIVTMGRDLKINFNNDLDMLGGATIINPYFEQQGMERLEWFRDRTLISLARIPGVVDVTGAVLKPRAITTFQDRIYGFNLVGVDAAYWRVFSFSAAEGRLFDERDVAEGARVCVVGTDLARTIFGGHAQAIGQILSIDDNLYQIVGVLGGVRAGDRGQFLFLPITTAKARVADISQPYSAYVRCATWDDVGPVAGAVPSVVAANQSSNGLRVNVAWEPLKQVQRIFWWVSLFIYSSITATLILGGLGIWNIMMAAVVSRTREIGLKKAMGALDNDIFFQFLFESLCVTLSASILGIALGRVGVEYMSHMLGARPPEGLFAVCLISGLVFAVVIGVGAGLYPSIRASRMEVVEAMRYE; encoded by the coding sequence ATGGCGAATAGCAAATCGCGTCTGGCCGACTATCTGGCCCATCGCTCCAAACGCGGCACAGCCCTTTTGCGCCTGCGCGACATCATGCGGGTCAGCATCCGCGAGGTCCTGCGCAAGCGCCGCCGCTACATCGGGGTCATCGCGGCCATCGCCCTGGGCACCGCCGGGTTCATCACCATCGTGACCATGGGCCGCGACCTCAAGATCAATTTCAACAACGACCTGGACATGCTTGGCGGGGCCACCATCATCAACCCCTATTTCGAGCAGCAGGGCATGGAGCGCCTGGAGTGGTTCCGGGACCGCACGCTCATTTCCCTGGCCCGCATCCCGGGGGTGGTGGACGTCACCGGCGCGGTGCTCAAGCCCCGGGCCATCACCACCTTCCAGGACCGCATCTACGGATTCAACCTGGTGGGGGTGGACGCCGCCTATTGGCGGGTCTTCTCCTTTTCCGCGGCCGAGGGCCGGCTTTTCGACGAACGCGACGTGGCCGAGGGGGCTCGCGTCTGCGTGGTGGGCACGGACCTGGCCCGGACCATTTTCGGCGGGCACGCGCAGGCCATCGGCCAGATCCTGTCCATCGACGACAACCTCTACCAGATCGTCGGGGTCCTGGGCGGGGTGCGGGCCGGAGACCGGGGCCAGTTCCTGTTTCTGCCCATCACCACGGCCAAGGCCCGGGTGGCGGACATCTCCCAGCCCTACAGCGCCTACGTGCGCTGCGCCACCTGGGACGACGTGGGTCCGGTGGCCGGGGCCGTGCCGAGCGTGGTGGCCGCCAACCAGTCGTCCAACGGACTGCGGGTCAATGTGGCCTGGGAGCCGCTCAAACAGGTGCAACGCATCTTCTGGTGGGTCTCGCTTTTCATCTACTCCTCCATCACCGCCACATTGATCCTGGGAGGGCTTGGCATCTGGAACATCATGATGGCCGCCGTGGTCAGCCGGACCCGGGAAATCGGCCTGAAGAAGGCCATGGGGGCGCTGGACAACGACATCTTTTTCCAGTTCCTTTTCGAATCCCTTTGCGTTACGCTCTCCGCGTCCATCCTGGGAATCGCCCTGGGGCGGGTGGGCGTGGAATACATGAGCCACATGCTGGGGGCGCGTCCTCCCGAAGGGCTTTTCGCGGTGTGCCTCATCTCCGGGTTGGTCTTCGCCGTGGTCATCGGCGTGGGCGCGGGGCTGTATCCTTCCATCCGGGCCAGCCGGATGGAGGTCGTGGAAGCCATGCGCTATGAATAA
- a CDS encoding ABC transporter ATP-binding protein — translation MNNGTRFGEQGDLVIEITGLTKNYQNGEETIRVLKEVNLHVRRGEMVAVMGPSGSGKSTFLFVLGLFLPPTTGTYLVSGRDVLSLSRTDQAIFRREMMGFVFQSCDLLENSTVYENLELPLVYAGVKRRERPERIRDALSRVNLEHRIHQPSNRLSGGERQRVSIARALVNQPEFILADEPTGQLDRENSLRVLDYFNKITQGSNMAMVVVTHDAMTAQHCNRTCVLADGVLNG, via the coding sequence ATGAATAACGGGACCAGATTCGGGGAGCAGGGAGATCTGGTCATTGAGATCACAGGTCTGACCAAGAATTATCAAAACGGCGAGGAAACGATCCGGGTTTTAAAAGAGGTCAACCTGCATGTGCGCCGCGGCGAGATGGTGGCGGTCATGGGTCCGTCCGGCTCGGGAAAGTCCACGTTTTTATTCGTGCTGGGCCTTTTTTTGCCGCCGACCACAGGGACCTATCTGGTGTCCGGCCGCGACGTGTTGTCCTTAAGCCGCACCGATCAGGCCATTTTTCGTCGCGAGATGATGGGCTTTGTTTTTCAAAGCTGCGATTTACTGGAGAACTCCACTGTGTACGAAAATCTGGAGCTGCCGTTGGTCTACGCCGGGGTCAAACGCAGGGAGCGCCCCGAGCGGATTCGCGACGCCCTCTCCAGGGTCAACCTCGAGCACCGCATCCACCAGCCGTCCAACCGGCTTTCGGGTGGCGAGCGGCAACGCGTGTCCATCGCCAGGGCTCTGGTCAACCAGCCCGAGTTCATCCTGGCCGACGAGCCGACAGGCCAGCTTGACCGTGAAAACAGCCTGCGCGTATTGGATTATTTCAACAAGATCACGCAGGGATCGAACATGGCCATGGTGGTGGTCACCCACGACGCCATGACCGCCCAGCACTGCAACAGGACCTGCGTGCTCGCCGATGGTGTTTTGAACGGTTAA
- a CDS encoding TolC family protein, which yields MGGIDVSPDTHGPNPASGPAARRPHANGGRARGKSRSRSFSGRAIAALVCLFVLCGPSLSLAADPGGRYTKDKTKPAATGQSAPSAKSASNPGAAPPGISEAATPLRSPANFDECVRVALAQSPLLIKSSIDIETKRLDLGDSYSDFIPTVTINTTYYFHRPSSSDNKDPFTVTFSTGKWNPVLTIFEIQARKDMINIAVLNHMQVIAEGLKRLGIDFLQLGMLEEQNALVREKADMAKQFLEYAQTRSSLGQGTDLDVRIAESKISLVKAESDKVRNTKLMLLDDLKFILGVPFIQKVDLDLARARDQVVTSFDPSAVTGETLRENSYELKVQEYNKSLQKKNITVSYVRFIPTFNFGFQTVDALSDTAQQDGLPFYPYVTVSLPLDWWTKSRDVSRQYKKLGQVESEGRAKEFKLVSDFQRAMANLATAEADVRYAVAKRDLSQLKLQQTQYRYETGQSEFDAIVTAMDEFLGSKQDVLFKELSKSLALLELRFISGHLQGSYINSSVQENL from the coding sequence ATGGGAGGCATTGACGTTTCGCCGGACACGCACGGACCCAATCCGGCGTCCGGCCCGGCCGCCCGCCGGCCGCATGCAAACGGCGGCCGGGCGCGGGGCAAAAGCCGGTCCCGATCCTTCTCGGGACGGGCCATTGCCGCGCTGGTGTGCCTGTTCGTGCTTTGTGGCCCGTCCCTGTCCCTGGCCGCCGATCCCGGCGGACGCTACACCAAGGACAAGACCAAGCCCGCCGCCACAGGGCAGTCCGCACCGTCCGCCAAGTCCGCGTCGAACCCGGGCGCCGCGCCCCCGGGCATCTCCGAGGCCGCAACCCCGCTTCGCTCACCGGCGAATTTCGACGAATGCGTCCGGGTGGCCCTGGCCCAGTCCCCCCTGCTCATCAAAAGCTCCATCGACATCGAGACCAAACGCCTGGATCTTGGCGATTCCTATTCGGATTTCATCCCCACCGTCACCATCAACACGACCTACTATTTCCACCGGCCATCCTCCTCCGACAACAAGGATCCCTTCACCGTGACCTTCTCCACCGGGAAGTGGAACCCGGTGCTGACCATCTTCGAGATCCAGGCCCGCAAGGACATGATCAACATCGCGGTCCTCAACCACATGCAGGTCATCGCCGAGGGGCTCAAGCGCCTGGGCATCGACTTCCTGCAACTGGGCATGCTGGAGGAACAAAACGCCCTTGTCCGGGAGAAGGCGGACATGGCCAAGCAGTTTCTGGAATACGCCCAGACCCGGTCCTCCCTGGGCCAGGGCACAGACCTCGACGTGCGCATCGCCGAATCCAAGATCAGCCTGGTCAAGGCCGAATCGGACAAGGTCCGGAACACCAAACTCATGCTCCTGGACGATCTGAAATTCATCCTGGGGGTGCCGTTTATCCAAAAGGTCGATCTCGACCTGGCCCGCGCCAGGGACCAGGTCGTGACCTCCTTCGATCCCTCGGCGGTCACCGGCGAGACCCTGCGCGAGAACTCCTACGAGCTCAAGGTCCAGGAATACAACAAGTCCCTGCAGAAAAAGAACATCACCGTCTCCTACGTCCGGTTCATCCCCACCTTCAACTTCGGCTTCCAGACCGTGGACGCCTTAAGCGACACAGCCCAGCAGGACGGTCTGCCCTTCTATCCCTACGTGACCGTCAGCCTGCCCCTGGACTGGTGGACCAAAAGCCGCGACGTCAGCCGCCAGTACAAGAAGCTCGGGCAGGTCGAATCCGAGGGCCGGGCCAAGGAATTCAAGCTGGTCAGCGACTTCCAGCGGGCCATGGCCAACCTAGCCACGGCCGAGGCCGACGTGCGCTACGCCGTGGCCAAACGGGACCTCTCGCAGCTCAAATTGCAGCAGACCCAGTATCGCTACGAGACCGGGCAGTCCGAGTTCGACGCCATCGTCACCGCCATGGACGAATTTTTGGGCTCGAAGCAGGACGTCCTGTTCAAAGAATTGTCCAAAAGCCTGGCCCTTCTTGAACTGCGCTTCATCTCGGGCCATCTCCAAGGATCGTACATCAACAGCTCCGTGCAGGAGAACCTGTAA
- a CDS encoding efflux RND transporter periplasmic adaptor subunit: MRMAPAVVALFLLFAASQAAAQSPPPPPAARDQAPTGLLRPAEVQFTGKLYTLVKLNVPLPFPAFIRDIAIQVGQQVKTGQELARYELRQEVYMEEKNKLSGTTIKELEYRLSQVDVNLDKLSAKNRELSAMSKHNMASQQSISQNEKEIEATRKEKTSIQEQLALARDVYADRLVLAKERFGRDAGPGNVPREGIVRSPVDGYILWINSDARTGVYFEKQADIFQVGTLDPMLIRAQVHEIEANKLTEGDTASVVFDALPGRAFTATVSRIPWTPLPANLQQPSYYEIELTIPNPDHALREGLKGQVTVVPRK, translated from the coding sequence ATGCGCATGGCGCCAGCCGTCGTTGCCCTGTTCCTGCTTTTCGCCGCGTCCCAGGCCGCGGCCCAATCCCCACCGCCCCCCCCCGCCGCGCGGGACCAGGCGCCGACCGGGCTCTTGCGGCCGGCGGAGGTCCAGTTCACCGGCAAACTGTACACGCTGGTCAAGCTCAATGTTCCCCTGCCCTTCCCCGCGTTCATCAGGGACATCGCGATCCAGGTCGGCCAGCAGGTCAAGACAGGCCAGGAACTGGCCCGCTACGAACTGCGCCAGGAAGTGTACATGGAGGAAAAAAACAAGCTCAGCGGCACCACCATCAAGGAGCTTGAATACCGCCTGTCCCAGGTGGACGTGAACCTGGACAAGCTCAGCGCCAAAAACCGGGAACTTTCGGCCATGAGCAAGCACAACATGGCTTCCCAGCAGAGCATTTCCCAAAACGAAAAGGAGATCGAGGCCACCCGCAAGGAAAAGACCTCCATCCAGGAGCAGCTCGCCCTGGCCCGCGACGTGTATGCCGACCGCCTGGTCCTGGCCAAGGAGCGCTTCGGCCGCGACGCCGGGCCCGGCAATGTGCCCAGGGAGGGCATCGTCCGGTCGCCCGTGGACGGCTACATCCTGTGGATCAATTCCGACGCGCGCACTGGCGTCTATTTTGAAAAACAGGCTGATATCTTCCAGGTCGGCACCCTCGATCCCATGCTCATCCGGGCCCAGGTCCACGAGATCGAGGCCAACAAGCTCACCGAGGGGGACACGGCCTCTGTGGTCTTCGACGCCCTGCCCGGCCGGGCCTTCACGGCCACGGTCAGCCGCATTCCCTGGACCCCGCTCCCGGCCAACCTGCAACAGCCCTCCTACTACGAGATCGAACTCACCATCCCCAACCCCGACCACGCCCTGCGCGAGGGGCTCAAGGGACAGGTCACGGTCGTTCCCCGCAAGTAG
- a CDS encoding methyltransferase domain-containing protein, with protein sequence MSLSPDQKTAIHAAISARYAKVAACPGRGFKYPTGAAGLAGLGYGPELLTDVPGQAMEYFCGVGNPFSLGRIEPGQTVLDVGCGAGADTLVAAGLAGESGLVVGLDPSADMLARARGALSAAGRGRVFFLRADAEDIPLASSSVDVILSNGAMNLVVDKDRALAGMWRTLRPGGALRLADQTLIREPSACPRDPAETWFR encoded by the coding sequence ATGTCCCTTTCCCCTGACCAGAAAACCGCCATCCACGCGGCCATATCGGCCCGCTACGCCAAGGTCGCGGCCTGTCCCGGCCGGGGCTTCAAATATCCCACGGGCGCGGCCGGGCTGGCCGGGCTTGGCTACGGCCCGGAACTTCTTACGGATGTGCCGGGGCAAGCCATGGAGTATTTTTGCGGCGTGGGCAATCCCTTCTCCCTGGGGCGCATCGAGCCTGGCCAGACCGTGCTCGACGTGGGGTGCGGGGCCGGGGCGGACACCCTGGTGGCCGCCGGGCTGGCCGGAGAATCGGGCCTTGTCGTGGGCCTGGATCCCAGTGCGGACATGCTCGCCCGGGCGCGGGGCGCGCTTTCGGCGGCCGGCCGGGGTCGGGTTTTTTTTCTTCGGGCCGACGCCGAGGACATCCCCCTGGCCTCATCCAGCGTGGACGTGATCCTCTCCAACGGGGCCATGAATCTGGTGGTGGACAAGGATCGGGCCCTGGCCGGGATGTGGCGGACGCTTCGGCCCGGCGGGGCCCTGCGCCTGGCCGATCAGACGCTGATCCGCGAGCCGTCCGCCTGCCCCCGGGATCCGGCCGAAACCTGGTTTCGCTGA
- a CDS encoding ExbD/TolR family protein: protein MARRDRPRHRLQAAINVLPFVDVMLVLLVIFLAAVPALVQGLSVDLPFTRTAEAVAEDAGHIVVTIKKDGTLYVEDFEALLPDMEKHARVLAVERGKRVYVRADREVPHGRVVEVMDAVKRAGAPAVYLVTEPYPADAPGQEGAAPSAPPGTGQTPSGPGAP from the coding sequence GTGGCCCGCCGCGATCGGCCGCGCCACCGTCTCCAGGCGGCCATCAACGTCCTGCCCTTCGTGGACGTCATGCTCGTGCTCCTGGTGATCTTCCTGGCCGCTGTCCCGGCCCTGGTCCAGGGGCTTTCCGTGGACCTGCCCTTCACCCGGACCGCCGAGGCCGTGGCCGAGGACGCCGGGCACATCGTGGTCACCATCAAGAAGGACGGCACGCTTTACGTCGAGGATTTCGAGGCCCTGTTGCCGGACATGGAGAAGCACGCCCGGGTGCTGGCCGTGGAGCGGGGCAAGCGCGTCTACGTGCGGGCCGACCGCGAGGTGCCCCACGGCCGGGTGGTCGAGGTCATGGACGCGGTGAAGCGGGCCGGGGCCCCGGCGGTGTATCTGGTCACGGAACCGTATCCGGCGGACGCTCCCGGGCAGGAGGGGGCCGCCCCGTCCGCCCCGCCCGGAACTGGGCAAACCCCGTCCGGCCCGGGCGCGCCATAG
- a CDS encoding MotA/TolQ/ExbB proton channel family protein — MDLVPHMDVWAMIREATPTVKWVMVLLAAMSVLSWAVILHKLFTLVPAAMASRAALAEALAAFSGRGDVTAALELVARRPRAPLARAATAASAVLASPGWSDGSTTQGRPDAGQALAVAQAAALAGATGTRGLERGVGLLAACSGAAPFIGLFGTVWGVMHAFHALGQVQTAALALVGPGIAEALVATALGLAVAVPANVAFNIATSLLDGLETDQDAFEKALALRLETPLAGGGEG, encoded by the coding sequence ATGGACCTCGTGCCGCACATGGACGTCTGGGCCATGATCCGGGAGGCCACGCCCACGGTCAAATGGGTCATGGTCCTTCTGGCCGCCATGTCCGTTCTGAGTTGGGCCGTCATTCTCCACAAGCTCTTCACCCTGGTTCCGGCCGCCATGGCCTCCCGCGCGGCCCTGGCCGAGGCGTTGGCGGCGTTTTCGGGGCGCGGCGACGTCACGGCCGCCCTGGAACTGGTCGCGCGCCGTCCCCGCGCCCCCCTGGCCCGGGCCGCGACCGCCGCCTCCGCCGTTCTCGCCTCCCCGGGGTGGTCTGATGGATCGACCACTCAGGGGAGGCCCGACGCCGGCCAGGCCCTGGCCGTGGCACAGGCCGCGGCCCTGGCCGGGGCCACGGGGACGCGCGGCCTGGAACGCGGCGTGGGCCTTCTGGCCGCCTGTTCCGGAGCCGCCCCGTTCATCGGGCTTTTCGGCACGGTGTGGGGGGTCATGCATGCCTTTCACGCCCTGGGCCAGGTCCAGACCGCGGCCCTGGCCCTGGTCGGGCCGGGCATCGCCGAGGCCCTGGTGGCCACGGCCCTGGGCCTGGCCGTGGCCGTGCCGGCCAACGTGGCCTTCAACATCGCCACGAGCCTTCTCGACGGCCTGGAGACGGACCAGGACGCTTTCGAGAAGGCCCTGGCCCTGCGACTGGAAACGCCCCTCGCGGGCGGTGGCGAGGGCTAG
- a CDS encoding HD-GYP domain-containing protein, which translates to MAVLVIDDEAGLRRSLSAHLEDMDHEVFEAANGREGLEVLDAHPDAVRAVVVDLNMPVMDGYSFIQAAVVRDPELPLVVLSGVGVVDDALRAMRLGAWDFVTKPLSNLGVLDHVLEKVLERARLLRENRQYQENLERLVRERTAELELTRRQVMQRLSRAAEYKDNETGHHVIRVGEISALLARAVGLSEERCEMLRECAPLHDVGKIGIPDAILLKSGPLAQDEWEIMRRHCLYGCEILGPLTSKDEANQTCQSLLEATNIDTNELLHLARVLAMYHHERWDGTGYPVGLAGEEIPMEARIVAVVDVYDALRSDRPYKKAFSEGKCHELLRRGAASQFDPAVIEAFFRNVDAIRAIRERWKD; encoded by the coding sequence ATGGCCGTGTTGGTCATCGATGACGAGGCCGGATTGCGCCGCTCCTTGAGCGCCCATCTGGAGGACATGGACCACGAGGTGTTCGAGGCCGCGAACGGCCGGGAGGGCCTGGAGGTTCTTGACGCCCATCCGGACGCGGTGCGGGCTGTGGTCGTGGATCTGAACATGCCGGTGATGGACGGCTATTCGTTCATTCAGGCGGCCGTGGTCCGGGACCCGGAACTGCCCCTGGTGGTGCTTTCCGGCGTCGGGGTGGTGGACGACGCCCTGCGGGCCATGCGGCTTGGGGCCTGGGATTTCGTCACCAAGCCGCTTTCCAATCTGGGCGTGCTCGACCATGTGCTGGAAAAAGTCCTGGAGCGGGCGCGGCTTCTGCGCGAGAACCGGCAGTACCAGGAGAACCTGGAACGCCTGGTGCGCGAGCGCACGGCGGAACTGGAACTGACCCGCCGCCAGGTCATGCAGCGCCTAAGCCGGGCCGCCGAATACAAGGACAACGAGACCGGCCACCACGTCATCCGGGTGGGGGAGATCAGCGCCCTTCTGGCCCGGGCCGTGGGTCTTTCCGAGGAGCGGTGCGAGATGCTTCGGGAGTGCGCCCCGCTGCACGACGTGGGCAAGATCGGCATCCCCGACGCCATCCTGCTCAAGTCCGGCCCCCTGGCTCAGGACGAATGGGAGATCATGCGCCGGCACTGCCTGTACGGGTGCGAGATCCTGGGCCCCCTGACCAGCAAGGATGAGGCCAACCAGACCTGCCAGTCGTTGTTGGAGGCCACGAATATCGATACCAACGAGCTGCTCCATCTGGCCCGGGTGCTGGCCATGTACCACCATGAACGCTGGGACGGCACCGGCTACCCTGTCGGGCTTGCGGGGGAGGAGATTCCCATGGAGGCCCGGATTGTGGCCGTGGTGGACGTCTACGACGCCCTGCGTAGCGATAGGCCCTACAAGAAGGCCTTTTCCGAGGGGAAGTGCCACGAACTTCTGCGCCGGGGGGCGGCAAGCCAGTTCGACCCGGCGGTCATCGAGGCCTTTTTCCGCAATGTGGACGCCATCCGGGCCATCCGGGAGAGGTGGAAGGATTAG
- a CDS encoding response regulator, with translation MNPGRPHILILDDEERIRELLAHFLEDFDEFAVSVADSGEQALADLAGWPADVAVVDMRLPGMSGTEFIVAAARDGVCRRFVVHTGSNELVLTEELAGLGLSERDIFYKPAGADRILGRIRELLSQGGR, from the coding sequence ATGAACCCCGGGCGCCCGCACATCCTCATCCTCGACGACGAAGAGCGCATCCGCGAGCTGTTGGCGCATTTTCTGGAGGATTTCGACGAATTCGCCGTAAGCGTGGCGGATTCCGGCGAACAGGCCCTGGCGGACCTGGCCGGCTGGCCGGCCGACGTGGCTGTGGTGGACATGCGTCTGCCGGGCATGAGCGGCACGGAGTTCATTGTCGCCGCCGCCAGGGATGGAGTGTGCCGTCGGTTCGTGGTGCACACCGGCTCGAACGAGCTGGTGTTGACCGAGGAGTTGGCCGGGCTGGGCCTGTCCGAGAGGGACATCTTTTACAAACCGGCCGGGGCCGACCGTATCCTGGGCCGCATCCGGGAACTGCTTTCCCAGGGAGGCCGGTGA
- a CDS encoding PAS domain-containing sensor histidine kinase, which produces MNGDGRLFGRLALDRRLVRVLTVVFAGVAVSTLVVYFSTKDTVEGLAMSQTHQTLGFFDRELGWRVREMTARIHLWSREDIYQLALEDSYLGMSAREEATRRMAARVQGSAFDRVFLIKSDGEIPVASNPDMEGRFTVGDRAYFQRAMAGETAMETLAAGRHSNLPMLVIAAPVRNKAGDVVGVLAVAMETARFGTDMLEIHAGESGVGYILDRNGLVLSAPSGMALDHARIARRLDVIRRSVERDGPMLFREAEDQRVLLAKANLETGWYLVLEADETEVLRPAARIAWMTGGVSLATLALVALALAALGRAMSGLRQSEEKFSKLFQVSPDTILLVDMETSRIVDVNETFTHRTGYTREEAVGRTSAELSIYVHLEDRERFYQRLHADGRVENLESEARYKDGRIAISSLSGQMVTIGNRRYLMNIIRDITELKKMQEMMIQTEKMISVGGIAAGIAHEINNPLGIVLQAAQNLAQRTRPDFRKNVEAAEKIGLDMGLVHEYMKVRKLDVFIEDIQSAAARASAIIRHMLDFSRRSESRRTVCDLRTIADSAVELAENDYDLKKSYDFKKIEIVKDYAADLPGIGCTATEIEQVLLNVLRNAAQAMATAAPPPAAPRIAIRIRNLPDRARIEIADNGPGIPEAARRRIFEPFYTTKPPGVGTGLGLSVSYFIVTKGHGGRMTVEAGPEGGAMFVIDLPTEGELELT; this is translated from the coding sequence GTGAACGGAGACGGCCGGCTGTTCGGGAGGCTGGCCCTGGACCGGCGGCTGGTCCGGGTCCTGACTGTGGTCTTCGCCGGGGTGGCCGTCAGCACCCTGGTGGTCTATTTCTCCACCAAGGATACGGTGGAAGGGCTGGCCATGAGCCAGACCCATCAGACGCTCGGATTCTTCGACAGGGAGCTCGGCTGGCGGGTCAGGGAGATGACCGCGCGCATCCATCTGTGGAGCCGCGAGGACATCTACCAACTGGCCCTGGAGGACTCCTACCTGGGAATGTCGGCCCGGGAGGAGGCCACGCGGCGCATGGCCGCCCGGGTTCAGGGAAGCGCCTTCGACCGGGTATTTTTGATCAAGTCCGACGGCGAAATCCCGGTCGCCTCCAACCCGGACATGGAGGGCCGTTTCACGGTCGGCGACAGGGCATATTTCCAGCGGGCCATGGCCGGGGAAACCGCCATGGAGACCTTGGCCGCCGGCCGCCATTCCAACCTGCCCATGCTGGTGATCGCCGCTCCGGTCCGGAACAAGGCCGGGGACGTCGTCGGGGTGCTGGCCGTGGCCATGGAAACGGCGCGGTTTGGAACGGACATGCTGGAGATCCATGCCGGGGAGAGCGGGGTGGGCTACATCCTGGACCGCAACGGCCTGGTTCTCTCCGCACCGTCCGGCATGGCCCTGGACCATGCCCGGATCGCCCGACGCCTGGACGTGATCCGCCGGTCCGTCGAGAGGGACGGGCCGATGCTCTTCCGGGAAGCGGAGGACCAGCGTGTGCTTCTGGCCAAGGCCAACCTCGAGACCGGCTGGTATCTGGTCCTGGAGGCCGACGAGACCGAGGTTTTGCGGCCGGCCGCGCGCATCGCCTGGATGACCGGGGGGGTCTCCCTGGCCACCCTGGCCCTGGTGGCCCTGGCCCTGGCGGCCCTGGGCCGGGCCATGTCCGGGCTTCGGCAGTCCGAGGAGAAATTTTCCAAACTGTTTCAGGTCTCCCCGGATACCATCCTGCTGGTGGACATGGAGACCTCCAGGATCGTGGACGTCAACGAGACCTTCACGCACCGCACCGGGTATACCCGGGAAGAGGCCGTGGGCAGGACCTCGGCGGAGTTGTCCATCTATGTGCACCTCGAGGACCGGGAGCGGTTCTACCAGCGTCTGCACGCCGACGGCCGGGTGGAGAATCTTGAGAGCGAGGCCCGGTACAAGGACGGCCGCATCGCAATCTCTTCGCTTTCGGGGCAGATGGTGACCATCGGCAACCGCCGCTACCTGATGAACATCATCCGGGACATCACCGAGCTCAAGAAGATGCAGGAGATGATGATCCAGACCGAGAAGATGATCTCGGTCGGCGGCATCGCCGCGGGCATTGCCCACGAGATCAACAACCCCCTGGGCATCGTGCTCCAGGCGGCCCAGAACCTGGCCCAGCGCACCCGGCCGGACTTTCGCAAAAACGTGGAGGCCGCTGAAAAGATCGGTCTGGATATGGGCCTGGTGCACGAGTACATGAAGGTCCGAAAACTCGACGTGTTCATCGAGGACATCCAGTCAGCGGCCGCCCGGGCCTCGGCCATCATCCGGCACATGCTCGACTTCAGCCGGCGTAGCGAATCCCGGCGGACCGTCTGCGATCTGCGAACCATAGCCGACAGCGCCGTGGAACTGGCCGAAAACGACTACGACCTGAAAAAAAGCTACGACTTCAAGAAGATCGAGATCGTCAAGGACTACGCCGCCGATCTGCCGGGCATCGGCTGCACGGCCACGGAGATCGAACAGGTGCTGCTCAACGTGCTGCGAAACGCCGCCCAGGCCATGGCCACCGCCGCGCCGCCTCCGGCCGCGCCGCGCATCGCCATCCGGATACGCAACCTTCCGGACCGGGCGCGCATCGAGATCGCGGACAACGGCCCGGGCATCCCCGAGGCCGCCCGCCGGCGCATCTTCGAGCCGTTTTACACCACCAAGCCGCCCGGTGTGGGCACCGGGCTTGGCCTGTCCGTGTCCTACTTCATCGTGACCAAGGGACATGGCGGCAGGATGACGGTGGAGGCCGGCCCGGAAGGCGGGGCCATGTTCGTCATCGACCTGCCCACGGAAGGGGAGCTTGAACTGACATGA